A genome region from Chryseobacterium sp. G0186 includes the following:
- the fumC gene encoding class II fumarate hydratase, whose product MNYRIEKDTMGDVQVPADKFWGAQTERSRNNFKIGPEGSMPHEIIEAFAYLKKAAAYTNSDLGVLSSEKRDMIAKVCDEILEGKLNNQFPLVIWQTGSGTQSNMNINEVVSNRAHVNNGGTLGDKSEIHPNDDVNKSQSSNDTYPTAMHIAAYKKVVESTIPAVEKLKNTLSEKSKAFKDVVKIGRTHLMDATPLTLGQEFSGYVAQLEFGLRALRNTLPHLAELALGGTAVGTGLNTPNGYDVKVAEYIAKFTNHPFITAENKFEALAAHDAIVESHGALKQLAVSLFKIAQDIRLLASGPRSGIGEIHIPENEPGSSIMPGKVNPTQNEALTMVCAQVLGNDTTISFAGTQGNYELNVFKPVMAYNFLQSAQLIADACISFNDHCAIGIEPNHDRIKELVDKSLMLVTALNTHIGYENAAKIAKTAHKNGTTLKEEAINLGLLTAEQFDEWVKPEDMVGSLK is encoded by the coding sequence ATGAATTACAGAATAGAAAAAGACACCATGGGAGATGTGCAGGTGCCTGCAGACAAGTTTTGGGGAGCACAGACAGAACGTTCCAGAAACAATTTTAAAATCGGACCTGAGGGATCAATGCCTCACGAGATCATCGAAGCTTTTGCTTATTTAAAAAAGGCGGCGGCTTATACCAATTCTGACCTGGGAGTTCTTTCCTCTGAAAAAAGAGATATGATTGCCAAAGTCTGTGATGAAATCCTTGAGGGAAAATTGAACAATCAGTTTCCTTTAGTGATCTGGCAGACAGGTTCCGGAACTCAATCAAACATGAACATCAATGAAGTAGTTTCCAACAGAGCTCATGTTAACAATGGTGGAACTTTAGGTGATAAATCGGAAATTCATCCCAATGATGATGTTAATAAATCTCAGTCTTCCAACGATACTTATCCAACAGCAATGCATATTGCTGCCTATAAAAAAGTAGTAGAATCTACAATTCCTGCAGTTGAAAAACTGAAAAACACCCTTTCTGAAAAATCTAAAGCATTTAAAGATGTTGTAAAAATAGGAAGAACACACCTGATGGATGCAACCCCACTTACACTTGGACAGGAGTTTTCCGGGTATGTAGCTCAGCTGGAGTTTGGTCTAAGAGCTTTAAGAAATACCTTACCTCACCTTGCTGAACTTGCTCTTGGAGGTACTGCTGTAGGTACCGGACTGAACACCCCGAACGGTTATGATGTAAAAGTGGCCGAATATATTGCCAAGTTTACCAACCATCCGTTTATTACAGCAGAGAATAAATTTGAAGCATTGGCGGCACATGATGCTATTGTAGAAAGTCATGGTGCATTAAAGCAACTTGCTGTTTCTTTATTCAAAATTGCTCAGGATATCAGACTACTGGCATCCGGACCTCGTTCGGGAATCGGAGAAATTCATATTCCTGAAAATGAGCCGGGATCATCCATTATGCCTGGAAAGGTAAACCCTACACAAAATGAAGCATTAACTATGGTTTGTGCCCAAGTTCTTGGAAACGACACTACTATTTCATTTGCAGGAACACAAGGTAACTACGAGCTGAATGTTTTTAAACCGGTAATGGCTTATAACTTCCTGCAATCTGCACAATTAATTGCTGATGCGTGTATCTCGTTCAATGATCATTGTGCGATAGGCATTGAACCTAATCATGATAGAATTAAAGAACTTGTAGACAAATCTTTAATGCTTGTAACGGCTTTAAATACTCATATCGGGTATGAAAATGCAGCAAAAATTGCAAAAACGGCCCATAAAAACGGAACAACGCTGAAAGAAGAAGCCATCAACCTTGGCCTTTTAACCGCCGAACAGTTTGACGAATGGGTGAAACCGGAAGATATGGTGGGTAGTTTAAAATAA
- a CDS encoding Dyp-type peroxidase, with product MNTIESQNVTDYPNSNTIFMVWKLHDSPKLKDVFQELCALVLNLNNSGFNRFPDSRASCVMGIGAEAWEKLELPTPMPKELVSFKEIKGEKHTAVSTPGDLHFHLRADNKSLIFDMGTEISKLLGSVAESILEIHGFKYWDARSILGFVDGTENPHGADRDYFAKVGDEDSQYKGGSYLFVQKYLHNMAAWKALSTEDQEKVIGRSKENDIEMSDEVKPSNSHIALANVEGEDGEELKIVRDNMPFGNPSVNEFGTYFIAYSSTFTTTKKMLTNMFIGDPVGNYDRILDFSTAVTGTLFFVPTRNMLDEFSG from the coding sequence ATGAATACGATAGAATCTCAAAATGTAACTGATTATCCGAACAGTAATACCATCTTCATGGTTTGGAAACTTCACGATAGCCCAAAGCTAAAAGATGTTTTTCAGGAGCTATGTGCTTTGGTATTGAATCTTAATAACTCGGGTTTTAACAGGTTTCCGGATAGCAGGGCAAGCTGTGTCATGGGAATTGGGGCTGAAGCCTGGGAAAAACTGGAATTACCAACACCAATGCCTAAAGAGCTTGTGAGTTTCAAAGAAATAAAAGGCGAAAAACATACGGCCGTTTCCACACCGGGTGATCTTCATTTTCACTTAAGAGCGGACAATAAAAGTTTAATTTTTGATATGGGGACTGAAATATCAAAATTGTTGGGATCTGTTGCTGAAAGTATTTTAGAAATTCATGGGTTTAAATATTGGGATGCCAGATCTATCCTTGGTTTTGTAGATGGAACAGAAAATCCACACGGAGCAGATCGGGATTACTTTGCAAAGGTTGGAGATGAAGATAGCCAGTACAAAGGCGGAAGTTATCTTTTTGTTCAGAAATATCTTCATAATATGGCTGCCTGGAAAGCGCTTTCCACAGAGGACCAGGAAAAGGTAATAGGAAGATCTAAAGAGAATGATATTGAAATGTCTGATGAAGTAAAACCGTCCAATTCACACATTGCCCTTGCGAATGTTGAGGGTGAAGATGGGGAAGAATTAAAGATTGTAAGAGATAATATGCCTTTTGGAAATCCCTCTGTCAATGAATTCGGGACTTATTTTATTGCCTATTCAAGTACATTTACAACCACTAAAAAAATGTTGACTAATATGTTCATTGGGGATCCTGTGGGAAACTATGATAGAATATTGGATTTCAGTACAGCGGTTACAGGAACGCTATTCTTTGTCCCTACCCGAAATATGCTGGATGAATTCTCAGGATAA
- a CDS encoding DNA repair protein RecN, with protein sequence MLSRIYIKNFALIDTLDVSLKNGLQVITGETGAGKSIILGALRLILGERADVKSISKAEEKSVVETEFALNNQFKKFFIENDLDYELQTIIRREILPSGKSRAFINDVPVTLDVLRELSSQLIDIHSQFETSNLFTSEYQFKIIDGLSENKKGIEEYQQTFSDFQNLKMVLKKLKTQLSETNKESDYKEFLLNELEELKLDDVDFEEVQNQLSIQENAGMISENVGQILSRFHQEEIGILSFFNEAKAKLSRISEVSTSFAELDQRLEISFVELKDIISELEHQAEKVEINPENLVFLTELNNKVNALFLKHNVSDINELIDIRNELAGDQKGASELESQIAETEENISKKEETLAILADKLSKNRKKNVPVFIKKAENLLKKLGLEKAKVDIELQDTEEFNLFGRENIQLLFQANSGFPLKPIQTAISGGERSRVMLAVKKIIAESDELPTLILDEIDTGVSGKVAEEIGNLMREMSEDMQLIVISHLAQVAAKGNDNYKVVKQDIAGKTQSTIIPLSDEDKLNEIAQLLSGSKITEAALAQAKELIG encoded by the coding sequence ATGCTTTCGAGAATTTACATTAAAAACTTTGCCTTAATTGATACCCTTGATGTATCATTGAAAAACGGTTTACAGGTAATAACCGGTGAAACAGGAGCTGGGAAATCCATTATCCTGGGGGCATTGCGACTGATCCTGGGAGAGAGAGCCGATGTGAAATCAATATCAAAGGCTGAAGAAAAAAGTGTTGTAGAAACTGAATTTGCCCTGAATAATCAGTTTAAGAAATTCTTTATTGAAAATGATCTTGATTATGAACTTCAGACCATTATCAGAAGAGAAATCTTACCTTCAGGAAAATCACGGGCCTTTATCAATGATGTACCGGTAACATTGGATGTCCTTAGAGAACTTTCATCTCAACTGATTGATATCCATTCCCAATTTGAAACATCCAACCTTTTCACTTCAGAATACCAGTTTAAAATCATTGACGGGCTTTCTGAAAATAAAAAAGGAATAGAAGAATACCAGCAAACATTTTCAGACTTTCAGAACCTGAAAATGGTGCTTAAAAAACTAAAGACACAACTTTCTGAGACCAATAAAGAAAGCGACTACAAGGAATTTCTCCTTAACGAGCTTGAAGAATTAAAACTCGATGATGTAGATTTTGAAGAGGTTCAGAATCAGTTATCTATTCAGGAAAATGCCGGAATGATTTCTGAAAACGTGGGCCAGATTTTATCGAGGTTTCATCAGGAAGAAATTGGAATTCTGTCTTTCTTTAATGAAGCAAAAGCTAAACTTTCCAGAATTTCGGAAGTCTCTACCAGTTTTGCAGAACTTGATCAACGTCTTGAAATTTCCTTTGTGGAATTAAAAGATATTATTTCAGAACTTGAACATCAGGCAGAGAAAGTAGAAATCAATCCTGAAAACCTTGTCTTTCTTACAGAGCTGAATAATAAAGTGAACGCTCTATTTCTTAAACATAATGTTTCGGACATCAATGAGCTGATAGACATCAGAAACGAATTGGCTGGAGACCAGAAAGGGGCTTCAGAGCTTGAATCACAGATAGCTGAAACTGAGGAAAATATTTCCAAAAAAGAAGAGACACTTGCAATACTTGCGGATAAGCTTTCTAAAAACAGAAAAAAGAATGTTCCTGTTTTTATTAAAAAAGCAGAGAATCTTCTTAAAAAACTAGGTCTTGAAAAAGCAAAGGTAGATATAGAGCTTCAGGATACTGAGGAGTTTAACCTATTTGGAAGGGAAAATATCCAGCTTCTGTTTCAGGCAAACTCAGGTTTCCCTTTAAAGCCGATTCAAACTGCCATTTCTGGAGGTGAAAGATCAAGGGTGATGCTTGCTGTAAAGAAAATTATTGCAGAAAGTGATGAATTGCCTACGCTTATTTTAGACGAAATCGATACCGGAGTTTCAGGGAAAGTGGCTGAAGAGATCGGAAATCTTATGCGTGAAATGTCTGAAGATATGCAGCTGATTGTGATTTCCCACCTTGCACAGGTTGCCGCGAAAGGAAATGACAACTATAAGGTTGTAAAACAGGATATTGCAGGGAAGACCCAGTCTACCATTATTCCTTTGAGCGATGAGGATAAACTGAATGAAATTGCCCAATTGCTTTCAGGAAGCAAGATTACGGAGGCAGCCTTGGCGCAGGCAAAAGAATTAATTGGCTAA
- a CDS encoding DUF4835 family protein, with protein MKKIISLFFLFFICNLGFSQELLATVQVNSQQIGGSNQQAFKSLEKSLRDFINNTSWTGRKLQNFEKIKCGFSIVISERDVNRFKGTIVVQAVRPVYNTTYESPLLNLQDQRFAFEYIENENLIFNERQFSGKNLTDVISFYIYLILGYDADSFQSMGGSQWFAKAQQIAQNAQNRNYDGWNTINEPRSRTILINEIINPNWSQLRSTIYTYHRAGMDNLFNQDQTAGKKVIFDALMQLKKYENSFQQGFFFNLFMDTKSGEIFNIFNSGNNGGLILNDLKQTMIILSPKNIDDKWNKWK; from the coding sequence ATGAAAAAAATTATAAGTTTATTTTTTCTGTTTTTTATATGTAACCTTGGCTTTTCTCAGGAGCTTCTGGCAACGGTTCAGGTAAATTCTCAGCAGATAGGAGGAAGTAATCAACAGGCATTTAAATCTTTGGAAAAAAGTCTTAGGGACTTTATCAATAATACCAGTTGGACAGGAAGAAAATTACAGAATTTTGAAAAAATAAAATGTGGTTTTTCCATTGTTATTTCAGAAAGAGATGTCAATAGATTTAAAGGAACCATTGTTGTGCAGGCGGTGCGTCCTGTATATAATACAACCTACGAATCTCCTTTACTTAATCTTCAGGATCAAAGATTCGCTTTTGAATATATCGAAAACGAAAATCTTATTTTTAACGAAAGACAATTTTCCGGTAAAAACCTGACAGATGTGATTAGTTTCTATATCTATCTTATTTTGGGGTATGATGCAGACAGCTTCCAATCTATGGGAGGAAGTCAGTGGTTTGCAAAAGCTCAGCAAATTGCCCAAAATGCACAGAACAGAAATTATGATGGTTGGAATACAATCAATGAGCCAAGAAGCCGTACCATATTAATCAATGAAATTATTAATCCTAACTGGAGCCAGTTACGTTCTACGATTTATACATACCACAGAGCAGGAATGGACAACCTGTTCAATCAGGACCAGACTGCCGGTAAAAAGGTCATCTTTGATGCTCTGATGCAGCTTAAAAAATATGAAAACTCCTTTCAACAGGGATTTTTCTTTAACTTGTTTATGGATACCAAAAGTGGTGAGATTTTTAATATTTTCAATTCCGGAAATAATGGCGGGCTTATTCTGAATGATTTAAAACAGACCATGATTATTCTTTCACCAAAAAACATTGATGATAAATGGAATAAATGGAAGTAA
- the coaBC gene encoding bifunctional phosphopantothenoylcysteine decarboxylase/phosphopantothenate--cysteine ligase CoaBC: MSISGKKILIAVSGGIAAYKIHFLIRDFVKKGAEVQVIMTPDAEHFVTKLSLSTLSKKPVYSDFYGDNGNWNSHVELALWADVIIIAPCTANTLAKMTHGMCDNLVIATYMSAKCPVFIAPAMDLDMYIHPSTKKNIELAESFGHIVIPAENGELASGLIGQGRMAEPETIVTAIENYFTDHTTTKSLEGKTVLITAGPTYEAIDPVRFIGNHSSGKMGFSLAEEASKRGARVILISGPSSQVLDDKNVELHKVTSAREMLAKVFEFYDRIDIGIASAAVADYAPKEIAKEKIKKNDENLTIELVKNPDILKTMGEKKTHQFLVGFALETQNEEENAKGKLEKKNLDMIVLNSLRDEGAGFKNDTNKIKIFTKTEKKEFNLKSKGEVAKDILNFVESQFLK, translated from the coding sequence ATGAGTATTTCCGGTAAAAAGATACTTATCGCCGTTTCAGGAGGAATTGCGGCTTATAAGATTCATTTTCTGATAAGGGATTTTGTGAAAAAAGGTGCCGAAGTACAGGTTATTATGACCCCTGATGCAGAGCATTTCGTTACCAAATTAAGCCTGTCAACATTATCCAAGAAACCTGTTTATTCCGATTTTTATGGAGATAATGGAAACTGGAACAGTCATGTAGAATTAGCCTTATGGGCAGATGTAATAATCATTGCTCCCTGTACAGCCAATACCCTGGCTAAAATGACTCATGGGATGTGTGATAATCTTGTTATTGCAACCTATATGTCAGCTAAATGCCCTGTATTCATTGCTCCGGCAATGGATTTGGATATGTATATACACCCATCCACGAAGAAGAACATAGAGCTTGCCGAAAGCTTTGGCCATATCGTCATTCCTGCAGAAAATGGAGAATTGGCAAGTGGGTTGATCGGGCAGGGAAGAATGGCAGAACCGGAAACTATTGTTACTGCTATTGAAAACTATTTTACAGATCATACAACAACAAAAAGCCTTGAGGGCAAAACAGTATTAATTACTGCTGGGCCTACATATGAAGCTATTGATCCGGTAAGGTTTATTGGAAATCATTCTTCAGGAAAAATGGGTTTCTCCCTGGCTGAGGAAGCCTCAAAAAGAGGGGCAAGAGTCATTCTGATCTCTGGTCCGAGTTCCCAAGTCCTTGATGATAAAAATGTAGAACTTCATAAAGTAACTTCAGCCAGGGAAATGCTGGCAAAGGTTTTTGAATTCTACGACCGAATAGATATAGGCATTGCAAGTGCTGCTGTTGCAGATTATGCTCCCAAGGAGATTGCCAAGGAAAAAATCAAGAAAAATGATGAAAACCTCACCATTGAGCTGGTTAAAAATCCGGACATCCTTAAAACAATGGGGGAAAAGAAAACCCATCAGTTTTTGGTAGGTTTTGCCCTGGAAACTCAAAATGAAGAAGAAAATGCAAAAGGAAAACTGGAAAAGAAAAACCTTGATATGATTGTGTTGAACTCTCTGCGCGATGAAGGGGCCGGTTTTAAGAATGATACCAATAAAATTAAGATCTTTACAAAGACAGAGAAAAAAGAGTTTAACCTGAAGTCAAAAGGAGAAGTAGCAAAAGATATTCTCAACTTTGTAGAATCTCAGTTTTTAAAATAA
- a CDS encoding DNA-directed RNA polymerase subunit omega: protein MSVKDTKAEVNTITYDKDKIEDKVGSIYEAIVIMGKRAEQINAEIRTELHNKLDEFAVHNSTLEEVFENREQIEISKHYEKLPKPTSIAIEEWLNEDVYFRKTEDRK, encoded by the coding sequence ATGAGTGTAAAAGATACAAAAGCAGAAGTAAATACTATCACTTACGATAAGGATAAGATTGAAGATAAAGTAGGTTCAATCTATGAAGCTATTGTTATCATGGGAAAGAGAGCAGAGCAAATCAATGCGGAGATCCGTACGGAACTTCACAATAAATTGGATGAATTTGCTGTTCACAATTCTACATTAGAAGAGGTTTTCGAAAACAGAGAACAAATTGAGATCTCTAAGCATTACGAAAAGCTTCCAAAGCCAACTTCAATTGCTATTGAAGAATGGTTAAACGAAGATGTGTATTTCAGAAAAACAGAAGATAGAAAATAA
- a CDS encoding outer membrane protein assembly factor BamD — MKKYILGLFAVAVMASCVSQQERAMKSADKDFILKAANENFAKKKWKNALALYDRLANLVAGTDDFPNVGFNTAYANYYDKSYKLAGHQFKNFAVNFPKDPRAEEAAYMSALCYYEGSMDYNLDQSSTDLAINELQDFLNNYPNSERSKNISQLIDELSYKLEFKAYENGRQYFKMGQYKAANVALENVLEDFPSTKLRSKIYDYIMKSRYELATKSVYDLKDERIESALTYAKMVEKELPNTEYSKTAADLREKLEKEKQNFVVVKKQTEARIAALTARQKKEADKLANQNKSEQQIKDQISHEKQAKQMQRDSAALQTPPPAATFKIQR, encoded by the coding sequence ATGAAAAAATATATTTTAGGTCTTTTTGCTGTAGCAGTAATGGCATCATGCGTAAGCCAGCAGGAAAGAGCAATGAAGAGTGCTGATAAAGATTTTATCTTAAAAGCTGCTAATGAAAACTTCGCTAAGAAAAAGTGGAAAAATGCATTGGCCCTTTACGACAGACTTGCCAATCTTGTGGCAGGAACAGATGATTTTCCTAACGTAGGTTTCAATACAGCTTATGCAAACTATTATGACAAAAGTTATAAGCTGGCTGGTCATCAGTTTAAAAATTTCGCAGTCAACTTTCCAAAAGATCCAAGAGCAGAAGAAGCAGCCTACATGTCTGCATTATGCTACTATGAAGGATCTATGGATTACAATTTAGACCAGTCAAGTACAGATTTGGCCATCAATGAGCTTCAGGATTTCCTGAACAATTATCCAAATTCTGAAAGATCAAAGAATATTTCTCAACTTATTGATGAGTTGTCTTACAAATTGGAATTCAAAGCCTATGAAAATGGGAGACAGTATTTCAAAATGGGTCAGTATAAAGCAGCCAACGTAGCATTAGAGAATGTATTGGAAGATTTCCCAAGTACAAAGCTTCGTTCTAAGATTTATGACTACATCATGAAGTCTAGATACGAATTGGCTACAAAGTCTGTCTATGATCTTAAAGATGAGCGTATTGAAAGTGCATTAACGTATGCAAAAATGGTTGAAAAGGAACTTCCTAATACAGAATATTCCAAAACTGCCGCCGATCTGAGAGAGAAGTTAGAGAAGGAAAAGCAAAACTTTGTTGTAGTTAAGAAACAGACAGAGGCAAGAATTGCAGCTTTAACTGCGAGACAAAAGAAAGAAGCAGATAAGTTGGCTAATCAGAATAAATCTGAACAACAAATTAAAGATCAGATCAGTCATGAAAAGCAGGCAAAGCAGATGCAGAGGGACAGTGCAGCCCTTCAGACCCCTCCGCCAGCAGCGACTTTCAAAATTCAAAGATAA
- a CDS encoding TetR/AcrR family transcriptional regulator, which yields MKKKFTEKQIHILDIAEELIAKKGYEGTSVRDICSKANINVAMISYYFGSKEKMMSYLYQYRVLKTRENFSEFADTIKEGKPEMQMREMIKYIVSQLFKYNYFHGFVTQELRHTENLKDELLDFYQLFVKKLDEVIKKGVASGVFTFTPKPEDILTMIIGSTLFVIRNKNFYELYVPSKNEEAYAKEAEKKVRMNLLVSVFAILGYAAD from the coding sequence ATGAAGAAAAAATTTACAGAAAAACAGATTCACATACTGGATATTGCAGAAGAGCTGATTGCAAAAAAAGGATACGAGGGAACTTCTGTAAGGGATATTTGTTCTAAGGCAAACATTAATGTTGCCATGATCTCCTATTACTTCGGTTCTAAGGAGAAAATGATGTCTTATCTCTATCAATATAGAGTACTGAAGACCCGTGAAAATTTTTCAGAATTTGCAGATACCATCAAAGAAGGGAAGCCCGAGATGCAAATGAGAGAAATGATAAAATACATTGTCTCCCAATTGTTCAAGTATAACTACTTTCATGGGTTTGTGACTCAGGAACTTCGGCATACTGAAAACTTAAAAGATGAATTGCTGGATTTTTACCAACTGTTTGTAAAGAAACTGGATGAAGTGATTAAAAAAGGGGTTGCCTCCGGAGTTTTTACCTTTACTCCAAAACCGGAAGATATTCTTACCATGATTATCGGGTCTACATTATTTGTAATCAGGAATAAAAACTTTTATGAACTGTACGTACCAAGCAAAAATGAAGAAGCCTATGCCAAGGAGGCTGAGAAAAAAGTGAGAATGAATCTTTTAGTAAGTGTTTTTGCTATTTTGGGATACGCTGCAGACTAA
- a CDS encoding TatD family hydrolase, with translation MEFFDFHHHKKHIKDGIYNVDIEQIPPDSPYSIGIHPKDINMTDIGKQLEWMKRMILQNCFAIGECGLDSRFSIAQKIQEEVFLQQIKIANEVKKPVIIHCVRKFYEVISFKKRATQPMIIHGFNKKQQIATDLLANNFYLSFGKAVLYNLSLQDILKNTPIDKLFLETDNEDFNIEELYLKVSEIKKISLEQLNEQILENLHTIRNG, from the coding sequence ATGGAATTTTTTGATTTTCACCATCATAAAAAACACATCAAAGACGGAATTTACAATGTAGACATTGAGCAGATTCCGCCAGACTCTCCTTATTCTATTGGAATCCATCCAAAAGACATCAATATGACGGATATTGGAAAACAGCTTGAATGGATGAAAAGGATGATCCTTCAAAATTGTTTCGCCATTGGGGAATGTGGTCTTGACTCTCGTTTTTCTATTGCTCAAAAAATACAGGAGGAAGTTTTTTTACAACAAATCAAAATCGCTAATGAGGTCAAAAAGCCTGTCATTATTCATTGTGTAAGAAAATTCTATGAGGTAATTTCATTTAAGAAAAGGGCCACCCAGCCAATGATCATCCATGGTTTTAATAAAAAGCAACAAATTGCAACGGATCTTCTTGCCAATAATTTTTACCTGAGTTTTGGAAAAGCTGTTTTGTATAATTTATCTTTGCAGGATATTTTAAAAAATACTCCAATAGACAAACTTTTTTTAGAAACTGACAATGAAGATTTTAACATCGAAGAATTGTACCTGAAAGTTTCGGAAATAAAGAAAATTTCTTTGGAACAACTCAACGAACAAATTTTAGAAAATTTACACACGATAAGAAATGGATAA
- a CDS encoding ThiF family adenylyltransferase, translating to MDKHWLERTELLIKEEGLEKLNKANVLVVGLGGVGSFAAEFLARAGVGNMTIVDGDTVDITNINRQLPALRSTVGKHKVEVVAERLLDINPDLNLTEINEFLNPERMDEVLDSAKFDYVLDCIDSVTPKLCLIIAAKRRKIKIVSSMGAGGKTDPSKVLVRDISKTEHCHLARQVRKRLKKVKIDKGVRCVFANDIQDEESLKMTDGTNYKRSFYGTISYMPAIFGLYTAAEVINSLVKQD from the coding sequence ATGGATAAACACTGGTTGGAAAGAACTGAGCTATTGATAAAGGAAGAGGGACTTGAAAAACTGAATAAAGCAAATGTCCTGGTTGTAGGCTTGGGCGGAGTAGGTTCTTTTGCTGCTGAATTTCTGGCAAGAGCCGGAGTAGGAAATATGACGATCGTGGATGGAGATACTGTAGATATTACCAATATCAATAGGCAATTACCCGCTTTGCGCTCTACTGTTGGAAAACATAAAGTAGAAGTTGTTGCAGAAAGGCTTTTAGATATTAATCCTGATCTTAATTTAACGGAAATCAATGAGTTTCTAAATCCTGAAAGAATGGATGAAGTTCTGGATTCTGCTAAATTTGATTATGTTTTGGATTGCATCGACAGTGTTACTCCAAAACTTTGTTTGATTATCGCTGCCAAAAGAAGAAAGATCAAAATTGTAAGTTCTATGGGAGCCGGCGGAAAAACCGATCCAAGCAAAGTACTGGTTAGAGACATTAGCAAAACAGAACACTGTCACCTTGCAAGACAGGTAAGAAAAAGACTGAAAAAAGTAAAAATTGATAAAGGAGTTCGTTGTGTTTTTGCCAATGATATTCAGGATGAAGAAAGTTTAAAAATGACTGATGGAACTAATTATAAAAGATCTTTTTACGGAACAATAAGTTATATGCCTGCCATTTTCGGGTTGTATACCGCTGCTGAAGTGATCAATTCTCTAGTGAAACAAGATTAA
- the rnpA gene encoding ribonuclease P protein component — MQNSKYPRAEKLKKNTEISLLFEKGKWRTSGNLRIIILKEKPTLLIENGKVGVSVSKRYFKKAVHRNRVKRLLRECYRLNKDLFKSAFGEKTMAMLFWVSPELPQKFQDVEAQFIKLCEAQKK, encoded by the coding sequence ATGCAAAATTCCAAATATCCAAGAGCGGAAAAGCTCAAAAAAAATACAGAGATCAGCTTACTTTTCGAAAAAGGTAAATGGAGAACTTCTGGAAATCTGAGAATCATCATTTTGAAAGAGAAACCCACTCTTTTGATAGAAAATGGTAAGGTTGGGGTCTCTGTTTCAAAAAGGTACTTTAAAAAGGCCGTCCATAGGAATCGTGTAAAAAGACTTCTCCGCGAATGCTATCGCCTGAATAAGGATTTATTTAAGAGTGCTTTTGGAGAAAAAACCATGGCAATGTTGTTTTGGGTTTCTCCGGAACTGCCTCAAAAGTTCCAGGATGTGGAAGCACAATTTATAAAACTATGTGAAGCCCAGAAAAAGTAA
- a CDS encoding DUF4126 domain-containing protein: MFIVSLASYFHWIPMNEQFEWLAGLPTLITTGIATVAEILAYYIPFVDHLLDTVTIPMATVAGSILFASQFAELGTFPQWALALIAGGGTAATISSGFAGIRAASTATTGGLGNSVVGTTETAGAGLMSVLAMAAPIIAAILAIILLVVVVIFGRKAWKKLRGSKSAP; the protein is encoded by the coding sequence ATGTTTATTGTAAGTCTGGCCTCCTATTTTCACTGGATTCCAATGAATGAACAATTTGAGTGGCTTGCTGGCCTGCCTACACTTATTACGACAGGAATAGCAACGGTTGCTGAGATCCTCGCCTATTACATCCCTTTTGTTGATCATTTACTGGATACGGTAACTATCCCCATGGCTACTGTGGCTGGCTCTATATTATTTGCCAGTCAGTTTGCAGAACTTGGGACATTTCCCCAGTGGGCACTGGCGCTTATTGCAGGTGGAGGAACTGCGGCGACCATCAGTTCAGGTTTTGCAGGAATACGGGCTGCTTCTACAGCAACAACGGGAGGGCTTGGTAATTCTGTAGTAGGAACCACTGAAACTGCAGGCGCAGGTCTTATGTCTGTTCTTGCGATGGCAGCCCCCATTATTGCTGCTATTTTAGCGATAATCTTACTGGTGGTAGTGGTAATATTCGGACGAAAGGCATGGAAAAAATTACGGGGCAGTAAAAGCGCTCCATAA